A DNA window from Thermococcus sp. 4557 contains the following coding sequences:
- a CDS encoding type II/IV secretion system ATPase subunit has protein sequence MPVKKDVSDTLDMAVARNPHLKAYIDSFMKRTGKMPDFHPQITRDMGDIKYPNIIYPVGDPIFIHIYGDMHTERRYLVVEPRISGPEEEAKYEILKDKILELAPQRKIPEDSEEFERFLDELIDDAVSKLSRGLPFRKKTSFTPQEIMKFRYLLKRDIVGIGPLEPLMRDPYIEDIHIIGANYVSLIHKIFDAMETNITFGDNLRLADYFKNLSERMGRPVSDKNPIVDGTLPDGSRINIIYSPDISIQGPSATIRKFSATPLSVVQLVKWNTFSAEVAAYLWLALEYGMSVFVCGETASGKTTTLNSIIPFIKPDAKIYTAEDTPEVVVPHKNWQRLTTRERGPEESRVTLFDLLKAALRSRPNYIVVGEIRGAEGAIAFQAMQTGHPVMATFHAGDVRKMIQRFTGSPINIPVTFIDNLNIALFQQAVYVRGRFLRRVLSVVEIEGYYEELGGVATRNVFEWDSVTDRHIFRGMNNSYILERKIAEVAGYEDPKEIYNELFLRARIIKRMAELGITNYHDVHREIKAFYEKGIEGLSFRL, from the coding sequence TTAAAGGCGTATATAGACAGCTTTATGAAGAGAACGGGTAAAATGCCCGATTTCCATCCGCAAATAACCCGTGACATGGGGGACATCAAGTACCCCAACATAATATACCCGGTGGGCGATCCGATATTCATCCACATTTACGGGGATATGCATACCGAGAGGCGGTACCTGGTCGTGGAACCCAGAATATCTGGCCCTGAGGAGGAGGCAAAATACGAGATTCTCAAGGACAAAATTCTCGAGCTTGCCCCCCAAAGGAAGATACCGGAGGACAGCGAGGAGTTCGAGCGCTTTCTGGATGAGCTGATTGATGATGCGGTTTCAAAACTCTCCAGGGGCCTCCCCTTCAGGAAAAAGACCTCATTTACCCCCCAGGAGATAATGAAGTTCCGCTATCTCCTCAAGAGGGATATAGTGGGAATCGGCCCCCTCGAGCCCCTCATGCGCGACCCGTACATCGAGGATATCCACATCATCGGTGCCAACTACGTCTCCCTCATCCACAAGATATTCGACGCGATGGAGACCAACATAACCTTCGGCGACAACCTCCGCCTAGCGGACTATTTCAAGAACCTCAGCGAGAGGATGGGGCGGCCCGTCAGCGACAAGAACCCGATCGTTGACGGAACCCTGCCGGATGGCTCGCGTATCAACATAATCTACTCGCCCGACATCAGCATCCAGGGCCCGAGCGCAACTATCCGTAAGTTCTCGGCGACGCCGCTCAGCGTCGTCCAGCTCGTTAAGTGGAACACCTTCTCGGCGGAGGTCGCTGCTTACCTCTGGCTGGCCCTTGAGTACGGTATGAGCGTCTTCGTCTGCGGCGAGACGGCGAGCGGAAAGACCACGACGCTCAATTCAATCATCCCGTTTATTAAACCAGACGCTAAAATCTACACCGCCGAGGACACCCCCGAGGTTGTCGTTCCACACAAGAACTGGCAGAGGCTCACCACCAGGGAGCGCGGGCCGGAGGAGAGCAGAGTTACGCTCTTTGACCTCCTGAAGGCGGCATTGCGTTCAAGGCCGAACTACATAGTTGTCGGTGAGATACGCGGAGCCGAAGGTGCCATAGCATTTCAGGCGATGCAGACGGGTCATCCTGTTATGGCGACGTTCCACGCGGGCGACGTCAGGAAGATGATACAGCGTTTCACCGGCTCGCCGATAAACATCCCCGTGACGTTCATAGACAACCTCAACATAGCTCTCTTCCAGCAGGCGGTCTACGTCCGCGGCAGGTTCCTGAGGAGGGTTCTGAGCGTCGTTGAGATTGAGGGTTACTACGAGGAGCTGGGCGGTGTTGCGACGAGGAACGTCTTCGAGTGGGACTCGGTGACGGACAGGCACATCTTCCGCGGAATGAACAACTCTTACATCCTGGAGAGGAAGATCGCTGAAGTTGCCGGCTACGAGGATCCTAAGGAGATATACAACGAGCTCTTTCTGAGGGCGAGGATAATCAAGAGGATGGCCGAGCTGGGGATAACCAACTACCACGATGTCCATCGCGAGATAAAGGCGTTCTATGAGAAGGGAATAGAGGGGCTGAGCTTCAGGCTGTGA
- the flaJ gene encoding archaellar assembly protein FlaJ produces MVGEKAGILVQSGVTMREYLRKVLLPSLVGAVVLFVAVSALRNFASLSRTVLFALYAIPLLPLLYAIGYPYAKVSGRKVQINSKIPYFATYFAVLSTSDVSRSELIWNLATEKILEPIASDMKKVYYLIARLHRGMPEALRFLARRTPSKVFADFLDRLAYSLDSGVDLKEYLLQEQKTVMDDYETFYEGALYDLDVFKEVYSSLIISVVFMVTFIIIGPILTGQDIVSLSAFMFVLVLATEIGIMLVIKYKMPEDRIWAEYAMTPERRGRFLKAAMVSFGGSLVVSIAVVLLLRPRFDVPLLVQIAVGLTPMMYVGKVLDREEKNILLKDENFPAFMRSLSSSLAASGAALPLVLKYLSAHDFGVLTRDIRNLYRRVSMRISNDRSWRYFTIDTGSWLIGMFSEIFNKSIKLGAEPDYVGMVISRNFERLIRLRRKRAQTVASFRGVIYGVTGAFAFSVASAFQVAVYMNQLFSNLSIQGDLLQSIIFVPSKAGLELTEYILILILLVHSLISALSIKFADGGHVGITVYYFVVLVWLSAIGQYLGTVVMGKMMTFSSLVAVLTGSLGVML; encoded by the coding sequence ATGGTGGGGGAGAAGGCGGGAATCCTGGTGCAGTCGGGCGTCACCATGCGCGAGTACCTCCGGAAGGTGCTTCTTCCCAGTCTTGTGGGGGCGGTGGTACTCTTTGTGGCGGTCTCGGCCCTCCGGAATTTCGCGTCTCTGTCGAGGACGGTTCTCTTCGCCCTCTACGCAATCCCCCTCCTCCCACTCCTCTACGCCATAGGATATCCCTACGCCAAGGTCAGCGGCAGGAAAGTCCAGATAAACTCGAAGATACCGTATTTTGCAACGTATTTTGCGGTACTCTCGACGAGTGACGTTAGCAGGAGCGAGCTCATCTGGAATCTGGCCACCGAGAAGATTCTGGAGCCGATAGCGAGCGACATGAAGAAGGTTTACTACCTGATAGCCAGGCTCCACAGGGGAATGCCTGAGGCCCTGAGGTTCCTTGCCAGGAGGACGCCCAGCAAGGTCTTCGCGGACTTCCTTGACAGGCTGGCTTACTCCCTGGACAGCGGTGTTGACCTCAAGGAGTACCTCCTTCAGGAGCAGAAGACCGTCATGGATGACTACGAGACCTTCTACGAGGGTGCCCTCTACGACCTCGACGTCTTCAAGGAGGTGTACTCATCCCTCATCATATCCGTCGTTTTCATGGTCACGTTCATCATCATCGGACCGATACTAACCGGACAGGATATAGTCAGCCTGAGTGCTTTCATGTTCGTCCTAGTCCTGGCAACGGAGATCGGTATAATGCTGGTTATAAAATATAAGATGCCCGAGGACAGGATATGGGCGGAATACGCTATGACGCCCGAACGGAGGGGCAGGTTCCTGAAGGCCGCTATGGTGTCCTTTGGGGGGAGCCTGGTGGTTTCCATCGCGGTGGTGCTCCTCCTGCGGCCGCGCTTTGATGTCCCGCTTCTCGTCCAGATCGCCGTGGGTCTGACCCCCATGATGTACGTGGGTAAGGTTCTGGATAGGGAGGAGAAAAACATCCTTCTGAAGGATGAAAACTTTCCTGCCTTCATGAGAAGCCTGAGTTCTTCCCTTGCGGCTAGTGGGGCGGCCCTTCCGCTCGTCCTCAAGTATCTGAGCGCCCACGACTTCGGCGTCCTCACACGGGACATAAGAAACCTCTACCGCAGGGTGTCAATGAGGATAAGTAACGACAGGTCGTGGCGCTACTTCACGATTGACACCGGGAGCTGGCTGATAGGTATGTTTTCGGAAATATTCAACAAGAGTATAAAGCTGGGCGCCGAACCGGACTACGTTGGAATGGTCATCTCACGGAACTTTGAACGGCTCATCAGGCTCAGACGGAAGCGTGCACAGACCGTGGCCAGCTTTAGGGGTGTTATCTATGGTGTGACGGGCGCATTTGCCTTCTCCGTGGCCTCCGCCTTCCAGGTCGCCGTTTACATGAACCAGCTGTTCTCCAATCTGTCCATTCAGGGCGATCTCCTTCAGAGCATAATCTTCGTGCCGTCGAAGGCGGGGCTGGAGCTGACGGAGTACATTTTGATACTTATCCTTCTCGTCCATTCCCTCATCTCGGCCCTTTCGATAAAGTTTGCCGATGGGGGGCATGTGGGAATCACCGTTTACTACTTCGTCGTGCTGGTATGGCTCTCCGCCATCGGCCAGTACCTCGGTACTGTGGTCATGGGCAAGATGATGACCTTCTCCTCCTTAGTCGCGGTCCTGACAGGATCTCTGGGGGTGATGCTGTGA
- a CDS encoding amidohydrolase family protein, which produces MRALVGTAVDFESARENVAVIVEDGFIRDVVPRERVGEYAVDEVYGGDGYIILPGLVNAHTHTAMSKFRGLGEDVPIERWLSDVIWPAELEWEPEDVRRWALLGMAEALANGSTTINDHYFFADEIAKAARELGIRAFIGQTVMDTIDFPIAAPEEGFRFFKDWVGKDELVTPTLAPHATNTVSLELMREIGEFARGRNALIHVHLSQSMGEVREVKHRYGLSPAEYLERAGVLGDNLIGVHGIYLSDSEVSLYAKSGATLVHCSLSMAKLEGRIAPIIELFERGTNIALGNDSPNPVGLMDMFTEMRFAAVLNKVWRRRTDVASAREVFRWATVGGANALGLRAGLIKPGYLADLVLINARKAQFLPGENPHSHVVYSARGSDVELVMVNGEVVYRNGLFTKLGKRMEDLWAEFRPS; this is translated from the coding sequence ATGAGAGCACTGGTTGGAACCGCCGTTGACTTCGAGTCGGCCAGAGAGAACGTCGCGGTCATAGTGGAAGACGGGTTCATCCGGGACGTCGTTCCCCGGGAAAGGGTCGGTGAATACGCCGTCGATGAAGTTTACGGGGGAGACGGCTACATAATCCTGCCAGGCCTGGTCAACGCCCACACCCACACCGCCATGTCGAAGTTCCGGGGCCTTGGTGAGGATGTGCCCATAGAGAGGTGGCTCAGTGATGTCATATGGCCCGCGGAGCTGGAGTGGGAACCAGAGGACGTTCGCCGCTGGGCGCTCCTTGGGATGGCTGAGGCGCTGGCCAACGGTTCGACGACGATAAACGACCACTACTTCTTCGCCGACGAAATAGCGAAGGCCGCCCGGGAGCTCGGGATAAGGGCCTTCATCGGCCAGACCGTTATGGATACGATTGACTTCCCCATAGCCGCGCCCGAGGAGGGCTTCAGGTTCTTTAAGGACTGGGTGGGGAAGGATGAGCTCGTGACCCCCACCCTCGCGCCCCACGCCACCAACACGGTGTCCCTTGAGCTGATGAGGGAAATCGGCGAGTTCGCCCGCGGTAGGAACGCCCTGATTCACGTTCACCTCTCCCAGAGCATGGGGGAGGTGCGGGAGGTCAAACACCGCTACGGCCTCTCTCCCGCGGAATACCTCGAAAGGGCCGGCGTACTTGGGGACAACCTTATCGGCGTCCACGGCATCTATCTGAGCGATTCAGAGGTTTCCCTCTACGCGAAAAGCGGTGCGACGCTCGTCCATTGCTCCCTGAGCATGGCAAAGCTTGAGGGAAGGATAGCCCCGATAATAGAACTCTTTGAGAGGGGAACGAACATTGCCCTCGGAAACGACTCCCCGAATCCGGTGGGCCTGATGGACATGTTCACGGAGATGCGCTTCGCGGCGGTTCTGAACAAGGTCTGGAGGAGAAGAACCGACGTCGCCTCTGCGAGGGAGGTTTTCCGCTGGGCCACGGTCGGGGGTGCAAATGCCCTCGGACTGAGGGCGGGCCTCATAAAGCCCGGCTACCTTGCGGATCTGGTCCTGATAAACGCCAGAAAGGCCCAGTTCCTCCCCGGGGAGAACCCGCACTCCCATGTGGTTTACTCGGCCCGGGGAAGCGATGTCGAGCTGGTCATGGTGAACGGAGAGGTCGTTTACAGAAACGGCCTGTTCACGAAACTTGGAAAAAGGATGGAGGATCTGTGGGCGGAGTTCAGACCTTCCTGA
- a CDS encoding NfeD family protein — MEALPISLLILGLLVIALDMMVTAFITPIGIAMVVMGLLMGFGVNFTESFVAALIAAVVSYIIVSRYVRKDVQDAGKGKYTFELKGKRGKVVEIGKDHYIVELEGDRWIALAEGDEKPGIGDTVEVVNVDGVKLMVRKV; from the coding sequence ATGGAAGCGCTCCCGATTTCCCTTCTTATCCTCGGCCTCCTCGTGATAGCCCTGGACATGATGGTTACCGCGTTCATAACCCCGATCGGAATAGCGATGGTCGTCATGGGGCTCCTGATGGGGTTCGGGGTGAACTTCACCGAGAGCTTCGTCGCGGCCCTCATAGCGGCGGTAGTATCGTACATAATCGTTAGCCGCTACGTAAGAAAGGACGTCCAGGACGCCGGAAAGGGCAAGTACACCTTCGAGCTGAAAGGCAAGCGCGGGAAGGTGGTTGAAATAGGAAAAGACCACTACATCGTCGAGCTTGAGGGAGATAGGTGGATAGCGCTGGCCGAGGGAGACGAGAAGCCCGGAATCGGCGACACCGTTGAGGTCGTCAATGTTGACGGCGTCAAGCTCATGGTCAGGAAGGTCTGA
- a CDS encoding SPFH domain-containing protein — protein sequence MGAFAGAALIVIGVFLLIMLLLSVKVIRPYQKGLVERLGKFNRILEPGIHFIIPFMERVKVVDMREHVVDVPPQEVICKDNVVVTVDAIVYYQILDPVKVVYNVSNFLMAIIKLAQTNLRAIIGEMELDETLSGRDIINAKLREELDKITDRWGVKITRVEIQRIDPPKDIQDAMAKQMTAEREKRAMILLAEGERESKIKKAEGEKQAAILRAEGEKQRQILVAEGQAEAIRKVLEALSMADEKYLALQYIEKLPELGRQGNLIVPYDTESLIGLLRILQKVRDIPMPETPEPSSGDGGREVTPSESGEGNSDLNPEKA from the coding sequence ATGGGGGCCTTTGCCGGAGCAGCGCTTATCGTAATTGGAGTGTTCCTTTTGATAATGCTCCTGCTGAGCGTGAAGGTTATCCGCCCGTACCAGAAGGGTCTCGTCGAGAGGCTCGGAAAGTTCAACAGAATCCTGGAGCCGGGAATACACTTCATAATACCCTTCATGGAGCGCGTCAAGGTCGTGGACATGCGCGAGCACGTCGTCGATGTGCCGCCGCAGGAGGTCATCTGTAAGGACAACGTCGTCGTCACCGTCGATGCCATCGTTTACTACCAGATACTCGACCCCGTCAAGGTCGTTTACAACGTCAGCAACTTCCTGATGGCCATCATCAAGCTCGCCCAGACCAACCTCCGTGCCATCATCGGTGAGATGGAGCTCGACGAAACCCTCAGCGGCAGGGACATAATCAACGCCAAGCTGCGCGAGGAGCTTGACAAGATAACCGACCGCTGGGGTGTCAAGATAACCCGCGTTGAGATACAGCGCATAGACCCGCCAAAGGACATTCAGGACGCGATGGCCAAGCAGATGACGGCAGAGCGTGAGAAGAGGGCCATGATACTCCTCGCGGAGGGTGAGAGGGAGAGCAAGATAAAGAAAGCCGAGGGTGAAAAACAGGCAGCCATACTCCGGGCCGAGGGTGAGAAGCAGAGGCAGATACTCGTCGCCGAGGGTCAGGCCGAGGCAATACGGAAGGTCCTCGAGGCGCTCTCGATGGCCGACGAGAAGTACCTCGCCCTCCAGTACATCGAGAAGCTCCCCGAACTCGGAAGGCAGGGCAACCTTATCGTACCCTACGACACCGAGTCCCTAATCGGACTGCTGAGGATACTCCAGAAGGTGAGGGACATCCCGATGCCTGAGACGCCGGAACCTTCCAGCGGCGATGGCGGGAGGGAAGTGACTCCCTCCGAGTCTGGTGAAGGTAACTCAGATTTGAACCCGGAAAAGGCTTAA